In the genome of Cygnus olor isolate bCygOlo1 chromosome Z, bCygOlo1.pri.v2, whole genome shotgun sequence, one region contains:
- the ALPK2 gene encoding alpha-protein kinase 2 isoform X7, giving the protein MRSSKVSFPCEKSHRCLPNMEDNMDAKNVFETQENMCCLRGVPENGDDLINFNSMVCVTAGEAEKYCIRQVHSHPTDLITDHTDDCCLKVEDSVSCPPPAEVQAREKTVFSRLLTTNALLSEQADTPIVNQNYFTKDDSENSGGILEAYPSVSDDFSDHVLEYFECSDVLTAHENEIWEKKLQFLLESGDEDDLKLSKDCDGCAYFLSEMPCLFRVSDNTTPMDTTIGFCGHHSKFKGVNVRRDPSTYSQSTLQTEMTLTVGQHRDKTTSVKDEEKGKVPVASAVIENECLRTEEENNGIGQTDFSTNKPQNMDNVHGKADSSTGGIGTALTNQASETMTENKVDENLLGESSLLLEEGRRNSSEENARHSVSTLTETLTRNLLKLLNPIELCRYVGNIGQSFQAAAEVRESSALFPSQEGGLSAQICEETESLQMQAGLCRTEEADKDSRWEQKKTWGLSEQNQVPDDNVSPRNQGASLKISIQNCDRECMEPEIAKEGILMTCQNAGTIHSASECTEKPLQAKNGSSQTYSQHRAPYDKRESCHQRVFWEQGKDISSNGNKSKKDISAFRLWDADSVPDKQESLCAVLSSAKLCDEPKEGGQRYGFDSHDGNDRDTLCSVSCDESLFEANPKSVLESGEPGCKGDANISAVHDKLWKLLHEDDSDYQIPFENWGITSLEVRLADTKVTEPNSVQETCSDHPLPPDFTEQQEPITQPPIRQRTEKEGCSVSNVLLKTDEACNSASIENFSLTQVAEADGLCISSSTGNKTETASTCISENSIFNTEECLEQKPNQTLIVNNGAVQTTVSREGKLTVDNTFQICDTDSQRLKNAQSSNLACDKENPACMSDKSHWTTGQLPHTEWNISLINETMTETTDEDAGKDCHFKDRYPARKKMAYFPEEKVIFPSNSSVENAHQFTHEKHSSVNIIHRSYEDNLQEKRNHSELNAQNGTNCSSYHPSKNYDSQDFQVVSNTQKYSYPMKLPNLIKTPETITCKNLPQNVHQLTELEKQEAIFIPSSENPLLTDFFVKVPKYEPSKPGKEQRDIFIGDEQRVETSCDSGARHVSESQPAVSPHNVSEQHLFFADNTFKFDEELKTDSLKSHTYASGNVTSGSVSTPLPRKVQNEYCTVAKEDCGDIGNQMGLQQQTVRETSPFIPVSQSEGSLNSVAAMGCSGTGSHVQTKYTQTAIKGDEKLTKLEAFCEAVQDQIHRVPEENKEEAVLCGNKQKIQRTTEYNLDAAKMKSPLHILISSKAQRRIRNSITKLSSPDLITSSKPAEVDCSIKSTEHNKDEEVTTSETAVSALVNLPAVDSGDVSLQRQPPYSRTQPHSLALTTYDPFSVSMERPENQEGSKSCQTSPTVAESEPIKCKHTAKSENLATGAKKKLPSATLSKKPRLEESGDVSKDPSCVKSEANVILKENRKEQRKLISKKDSKAPKLLKRIQAELFPDCSGNVKLCCQFGDIHGDSTITWTKDSKLLARLQRNAQDDSPVSLAIAKASNKDQGMYYCCLNNIYGKSWNIFQVFRILKISS; this is encoded by the exons ATGAGAAGCTCAAAAGTATCCTTCCCATGTGAGAAATCCCACAGATGCTTGCCTAACATGGAAGACAACATGGATGCAAAAAATGTATTcgaaacacaggaaaatatgtGCTGCCTTAGGGGTGTACCAGAGAATGGTGATGacctaattaattttaatagtaTGGTCTGTGTCactgctggagaagcagagaaatactGCATCAGACAGGTGCATTCCCACCCTACAGATCTAATCACTGATCACACAGACGATTGTTGCCTTAAAGTGGAAGACTCTGTTTCTTGTCCACCTCCAGCTGAAGTCCAGGCACGTGAAAAGACTGTGTTCAGTAGACTTCTAACCACGAATGCTCTGTTGAGTGAGCAGGCAGATACTCCCATagtaaatcaaaattattttacaaaagatGATTCTGAAAATTCTGGCGGCATTTTGGAGGCTTATCCAAGCGTAAGTGATGATTTTTCTGATCATGTCCTAGAGTATTTTGAATGTTCAGATGTGCTGACagcacatgaaaatgaaatctgggaaaaaaaattacagtttttattaGAAAGTGGTGATGAAGATGATTTAAAACTGAGTAAGGATTGTGATGGGTGTGCTTACTTCCTCAGTGAAATGCCGTGTCTGTTCCGAGTGTCAGATAACACTACGCCTATGGATACTACCATTGGCTTCTGTGGTCATCACTCAAAATTCAAAGGAGTAAATGTAAGGAGAGACCCCTCTACATACAGCCAGTCAACTTTGCAGACAGAGATGACTCTAACTGTTGGACAACACCGAGATAAAACTACCAGTGTGAAAGACGAAGAGAAGGGTAAAGTGCCTGTCGCATCTGCTGTCATTGAAAATGAGTGTCTCcgaactgaagaagaaaataatggaattgGCCAGACAGATTTCTCAACCAACAAACCTCAGAACATGGATAATGTACATGGAAAGGCGGACTCCTCCACAGGTGGCATAGGTACTGCTTTGACAAATCAGGCTTCAGAgacaatgacagaaaacaaggtAGACGAGAACTTGCTGGGTGAAAGCTCATTGCTGCtagaggaggggagaagaaattCATCAGAGGAAAATGCAAGGCATTCTGTCTCTACCTTAACTGAAACTCTAACAAGAAACCTTTTAAAGTTGCTAAACCCTATAGAGCTCTGCAGGTATGTCGGTAATATAGGGCAATCttttcaggctgctgcagaggtgagGGAATCCAGTGCTTTGTTTCCCAGTCAGGAAGGAGGCCTTTCAGCACAAATTTGTGAGGAGACAGAAAGCTTGCAAATGCAGGCTGGTTTGTGTCGTACAGAAGAGGCGGATAAAGACTCTCGTTGGGAACAGAAAAAGACTTGGGGCCTGTCTGAGCAAAATCAGGTGCCAGATGACAACGTCTCACCCAGG aatCAAGGTGCCAGTCTTAAAATCTCTATCCAAAATTGTGATAGAGAATGTATGGAGCCTGAAATAGCAAAGGAAGGCATTCTCATGACTTGCCAGAATGCAGGAACCATCCATTCAGCTTCAGAATGTACTGAAAAGCCATTACAAGCGAAAAATGGAAGTTCACAAACCTATTCGCAACACCGTGCTCCTTATGATAAGAGAGAAAGTTGTCACCAACGAGTCTTCTGGGAACAAGGGAAGGATATTAGTAGTAATGGCAACAAATCaaagaaagacatttcagcTTTTCGTTTATGGGACGCAGACTCTGTTCCTGATAAACAAGAAAGTTTATGTGCTGTTCTCTCTTCTGCAAAGCTATGTGATGAGCCAAAGGAGGGAGGGCAAAGGTATGGTTTTGATTCGCATGACGGCAATGACAGAGATACTCTCTGCAGTGTATCATGTGATGAATCTCTGTTTGAAGCTAATCCCAAGTCAGTTCTGGAATCTGGAGAACCTGGGTGCAAAGGAGATGCTAATATATCTGCAGTGCATGACAAGCTCTGGAAACTTCTTCATGAGGATGACTCAGACTATCAAATCCCATTTGAAAACTGGGGAATCACAAGTTTAGAGGTAAGGCTGGCAGATACCAAAGTCACAGAACCGAACTCTGTGCAAGAGACCTGTTCTGATCATCCTTTACCCCCAGATTTCACAGAACAGCAGGAACCTATTACACAGCCACCTATTAgacaaagaacagagaaagaaggctGCAGTGTCTCTAATGTCCTACTGAAAACAGATGAAGCATGTAACAGTGCGTCCATAGAAAACTTTTCTCTTACACAAGTGGCAGAAGCAGATGGTTTATGTATCAGTTCTagcactggaaataaaacagaaacgGCATCCACTTGTATTTCAGAGAACAGTATCTTCAATACAGAGGAGTGCTTGGAGCAGAAGCCAAATCAAACATTAATTGTCAATAATGGAGCCGTTCAAACAACTGTTTCTCGGGAAGGAAAGCTTACCGTTGATAACACTTTCCAAATATGTGATACAGATtctcaaagattaaaaaatgctCAGAGTAGTAACTTAGCATGCGATAAAGAAAACCCAGCTTGCATGTCAGATAAGTCACACTGGACAACTGGACAATTACCTCATACTGAGTGGAACATATCCTTGATAAATGAGACTATGACTGAGACCACAGATGAAGATGCTGGTAAAGACTGTCATTTTAAAGACCGTTAcccagcaagaaaaaaaatggcatatttCCCTGAGGAGAAAGTTATTTTCCCCAGTAATTCCTCTGTTGAAAATGCCCATCAGTTTACACATGAAAAACACTCTTCTGTTAACATCATACATAGAAGTTATGAAGataatttacaagaaaaaagaaatcactccGAGTTGAATGCACAAAATGGCACTAATTGTAGCAGTTATCATCCTTCAAAAAATTATGACTCTCAAGATTTTCAAGTTGTTTCTaatacacagaaatacagtTACCCAATGAAATTGCCTAATTTAATTAAGACTCCTGAAACCATAACGTGTAAGAATCTACCCCAAAATGTACACCAACTGacagaattagaaaaacaagaagCGATATTCATTCCCTCTTCTGAGAATCCccttttaacagatttttttgtaaaagtgCCCAAATATGAACCAAGTAAACcaggaaaagaacagagagaCATTTTCATAGGTGATGAACAAAGGGTTGAAACATCCTGTGACTCTGGAGCTAGGCATGTTTCAGAGAGTCAGCCTGCAGTTTCCCCTCATAACGTGTCtgaacaacatttattttttgctgacaACACTTTTAAGTTTGACGAAGAGTTAAAAACAGATTCTTTGAAAAGTCACACGTATGCCTCTGGGAACGTAACGTCAGGATCAGTTAGTACCCCGCTGCCTAGAAAGGTTCAGAATGAGTACTGCACAGTAGCAAAGGAAGATTGTGGAGACATCGGTAATCAGATGGGTCTCCAGCAACAGACCGTAAGAGAAACATCACCATTCATACCTGTAAGCCAGTCAGAGGGCTCTCTTAACAGTGTAGCAGCAATGGGGTGTTCTGGCACAGGAAGTCATgtacaaacaaaatacacacaaactGCTAtcaaaggagatgaaaaatTGACTAAGTTGGAAGCTTTCTGCGAAGCAGTGCAGGATCAGATCCATAGGGTAcctgaagaaaataaggagGAAGCAGTCTTGtgtggaaataaacaaaagattCAAAGAACTACTGAATACAACCTGGATGCTGCTAAAATGAAGTCTCCTTTGCACATTTTAATTAGCTCCAAGGCTCAGAGGCGGATTAGGAATAGTATCACTAAGCTGTCCTCTCCTGACTTGATCACTTCCAGCAAGCCAGCTGAGGTTGATTGTTCAATTAAGTCTACTGAGCATAATAAAGACGAAGAAGTCACGACTTCAGAGACTGCAGTAAGTGCTTTAGTTAACTTGCCAGCAGTTGATTCAGGGGACGTCTCTCTTCAAAGGCAGCCGCCCTACAGCAGGACGCAGCCACACTCCTTAGCATTGACCACATATGATCCGTTCTCAGTCAGCATGGAAAGGCCAGAAAATCAAGAAGGGTCAAAGTCCTGCCAGACATCACCAACTGTTGCTGAGTCTGAGCCCATCAAATGTAAACACACAGCAAAGAGTGAGAATTTAGCTACTGgagcaaagaagaaattacCATCAGCAACACTGTCAAAGAAACCCCGACTGGAGGAGAGTGGAGATGTCAGCAAGGATCCTAGCTGTGTTAAAAGTGAGGCAAACGtgattcttaaagaaaatagaaaagagcaaaggaaaCTAATTTCAAAAAAGGATAGCAAAG CTCCCAAGCTGCTGAAGAGAATCCAAGCAGAGTTGTTCCCTGACTGCTCTGGAAATGTTAAGCTGTGCTGCCAGTTTGGAGACATTCATGGGGACTCTACCATTACATGGACTAAAGACTCCAAGTTACTAGCTCGACTGCAGAGAAA tgcccaggATGACTCTCCTGTCTCTTTGGCGATAGCTAAAGCCAGTAACAAAGACCAAGGAATGTATTATTGCTGCTTGAATAATATATATGGAAAG tCTTGGAACATCTTTCaagttttcagaattttgaag ATTTCAAGCTGA
- the ALPK2 gene encoding alpha-protein kinase 2 isoform X3, whose product MRSSKVSFPCEKSHRCLPNMEDNMDAKNVFETQENMCCLRGVPENGDDLINFNSMVCVTAGEAEKYCIRQVHSHPTDLITDHTDDCCLKVEDSVSCPPPAEVQAREKTVFSRLLTTNALLSEQADTPIVNQNYFTKDDSENSGGILEAYPSVSDDFSDHVLEYFECSDVLTAHENEIWEKKLQFLLESGDEDDLKLSKDCDGCAYFLSEMPCLFRVSDNTTPMDTTIGFCGHHSKFKGVNVRRDPSTYSQSTLQTEMTLTVGQHRDKTTSVKDEEKGKVPVASAVIENECLRTEEENNGIGQTDFSTNKPQNMDNVHGKADSSTGGIGTALTNQASETMTENKVDENLLGESSLLLEEGRRNSSEENARHSVSTLTETLTRNLLKLLNPIELCRYVGNIGQSFQAAAEVRESSALFPSQEGGLSAQICEETESLQMQAGLCRTEEADKDSRWEQKKTWGLSEQNQVPDDNVSPRNQGASLKISIQNCDRECMEPEIAKEGILMTCQNAGTIHSASECTEKPLQAKNGSSQTYSQHRAPYDKRESCHQRVFWEQGKDISSNGNKSKKDISAFRLWDADSVPDKQESLCAVLSSAKLCDEPKEGGQRYGFDSHDGNDRDTLCSVSCDESLFEANPKSVLESGEPGCKGDANISAVHDKLWKLLHEDDSDYQIPFENWGITSLEVRLADTKVTEPNSVQETCSDHPLPPDFTEQQEPITQPPIRQRTEKEGCSVSNVLLKTDEACNSASIENFSLTQVAEADGLCISSSTGNKTETASTCISENSIFNTEECLEQKPNQTLIVNNGAVQTTVSREGKLTVDNTFQICDTDSQRLKNAQSSNLACDKENPACMSDKSHWTTGQLPHTEWNISLINETMTETTDEDAGKDCHFKDRYPARKKMAYFPEEKVIFPSNSSVENAHQFTHEKHSSVNIIHRSYEDNLQEKRNHSELNAQNGTNCSSYHPSKNYDSQDFQVVSNTQKYSYPMKLPNLIKTPETITCKNLPQNVHQLTELEKQEAIFIPSSENPLLTDFFVKVPKYEPSKPGKEQRDIFIGDEQRVETSCDSGARHVSESQPAVSPHNVSEQHLFFADNTFKFDEELKTDSLKSHTYASGNVTSGSVSTPLPRKVQNEYCTVAKEDCGDIGNQMGLQQQTVRETSPFIPVSQSEGSLNSVAAMGCSGTGSHVQTKYTQTAIKGDEKLTKLEAFCEAVQDQIHRVPEENKEEAVLCGNKQKIQRTTEYNLDAAKMKSPLHILISSKAQRRIRNSITKLSSPDLITSSKPAEVDCSIKSTEHNKDEEVTTSETAVSALVNLPAVDSGDVSLQRQPPYSRTQPHSLALTTYDPFSVSMERPENQEGSKSCQTSPTVAESEPIKCKHTAKSENLATGAKKKLPSATLSKKPRLEESGDVSKDPSCVKSEANVILKENRKEQRKLISKKDSKAPKLLKRIQAELFPDCSGNVKLCCQFGDIHGDSTITWTKDSKLLARLQRNAQDDSPVSLAIAKASNKDQGMYYCCLNNIYGKVTAEFNLTSEVLEHLSSFQNFEGVEEIEFMQLMFREDFISDSYFGGNLHGIIATEEFHFGEGMHRKAFRSKVMQGLVPVFSPGHPCVLKVHNAITYGTKSKDDLVQKNYKLALQECYVQNTAREYAKIYAAEAEPLEGFGEVPECRNEVN is encoded by the exons ATGAGAAGCTCAAAAGTATCCTTCCCATGTGAGAAATCCCACAGATGCTTGCCTAACATGGAAGACAACATGGATGCAAAAAATGTATTcgaaacacaggaaaatatgtGCTGCCTTAGGGGTGTACCAGAGAATGGTGATGacctaattaattttaatagtaTGGTCTGTGTCactgctggagaagcagagaaatactGCATCAGACAGGTGCATTCCCACCCTACAGATCTAATCACTGATCACACAGACGATTGTTGCCTTAAAGTGGAAGACTCTGTTTCTTGTCCACCTCCAGCTGAAGTCCAGGCACGTGAAAAGACTGTGTTCAGTAGACTTCTAACCACGAATGCTCTGTTGAGTGAGCAGGCAGATACTCCCATagtaaatcaaaattattttacaaaagatGATTCTGAAAATTCTGGCGGCATTTTGGAGGCTTATCCAAGCGTAAGTGATGATTTTTCTGATCATGTCCTAGAGTATTTTGAATGTTCAGATGTGCTGACagcacatgaaaatgaaatctgggaaaaaaaattacagtttttattaGAAAGTGGTGATGAAGATGATTTAAAACTGAGTAAGGATTGTGATGGGTGTGCTTACTTCCTCAGTGAAATGCCGTGTCTGTTCCGAGTGTCAGATAACACTACGCCTATGGATACTACCATTGGCTTCTGTGGTCATCACTCAAAATTCAAAGGAGTAAATGTAAGGAGAGACCCCTCTACATACAGCCAGTCAACTTTGCAGACAGAGATGACTCTAACTGTTGGACAACACCGAGATAAAACTACCAGTGTGAAAGACGAAGAGAAGGGTAAAGTGCCTGTCGCATCTGCTGTCATTGAAAATGAGTGTCTCcgaactgaagaagaaaataatggaattgGCCAGACAGATTTCTCAACCAACAAACCTCAGAACATGGATAATGTACATGGAAAGGCGGACTCCTCCACAGGTGGCATAGGTACTGCTTTGACAAATCAGGCTTCAGAgacaatgacagaaaacaaggtAGACGAGAACTTGCTGGGTGAAAGCTCATTGCTGCtagaggaggggagaagaaattCATCAGAGGAAAATGCAAGGCATTCTGTCTCTACCTTAACTGAAACTCTAACAAGAAACCTTTTAAAGTTGCTAAACCCTATAGAGCTCTGCAGGTATGTCGGTAATATAGGGCAATCttttcaggctgctgcagaggtgagGGAATCCAGTGCTTTGTTTCCCAGTCAGGAAGGAGGCCTTTCAGCACAAATTTGTGAGGAGACAGAAAGCTTGCAAATGCAGGCTGGTTTGTGTCGTACAGAAGAGGCGGATAAAGACTCTCGTTGGGAACAGAAAAAGACTTGGGGCCTGTCTGAGCAAAATCAGGTGCCAGATGACAACGTCTCACCCAGG aatCAAGGTGCCAGTCTTAAAATCTCTATCCAAAATTGTGATAGAGAATGTATGGAGCCTGAAATAGCAAAGGAAGGCATTCTCATGACTTGCCAGAATGCAGGAACCATCCATTCAGCTTCAGAATGTACTGAAAAGCCATTACAAGCGAAAAATGGAAGTTCACAAACCTATTCGCAACACCGTGCTCCTTATGATAAGAGAGAAAGTTGTCACCAACGAGTCTTCTGGGAACAAGGGAAGGATATTAGTAGTAATGGCAACAAATCaaagaaagacatttcagcTTTTCGTTTATGGGACGCAGACTCTGTTCCTGATAAACAAGAAAGTTTATGTGCTGTTCTCTCTTCTGCAAAGCTATGTGATGAGCCAAAGGAGGGAGGGCAAAGGTATGGTTTTGATTCGCATGACGGCAATGACAGAGATACTCTCTGCAGTGTATCATGTGATGAATCTCTGTTTGAAGCTAATCCCAAGTCAGTTCTGGAATCTGGAGAACCTGGGTGCAAAGGAGATGCTAATATATCTGCAGTGCATGACAAGCTCTGGAAACTTCTTCATGAGGATGACTCAGACTATCAAATCCCATTTGAAAACTGGGGAATCACAAGTTTAGAGGTAAGGCTGGCAGATACCAAAGTCACAGAACCGAACTCTGTGCAAGAGACCTGTTCTGATCATCCTTTACCCCCAGATTTCACAGAACAGCAGGAACCTATTACACAGCCACCTATTAgacaaagaacagagaaagaaggctGCAGTGTCTCTAATGTCCTACTGAAAACAGATGAAGCATGTAACAGTGCGTCCATAGAAAACTTTTCTCTTACACAAGTGGCAGAAGCAGATGGTTTATGTATCAGTTCTagcactggaaataaaacagaaacgGCATCCACTTGTATTTCAGAGAACAGTATCTTCAATACAGAGGAGTGCTTGGAGCAGAAGCCAAATCAAACATTAATTGTCAATAATGGAGCCGTTCAAACAACTGTTTCTCGGGAAGGAAAGCTTACCGTTGATAACACTTTCCAAATATGTGATACAGATtctcaaagattaaaaaatgctCAGAGTAGTAACTTAGCATGCGATAAAGAAAACCCAGCTTGCATGTCAGATAAGTCACACTGGACAACTGGACAATTACCTCATACTGAGTGGAACATATCCTTGATAAATGAGACTATGACTGAGACCACAGATGAAGATGCTGGTAAAGACTGTCATTTTAAAGACCGTTAcccagcaagaaaaaaaatggcatatttCCCTGAGGAGAAAGTTATTTTCCCCAGTAATTCCTCTGTTGAAAATGCCCATCAGTTTACACATGAAAAACACTCTTCTGTTAACATCATACATAGAAGTTATGAAGataatttacaagaaaaaagaaatcactccGAGTTGAATGCACAAAATGGCACTAATTGTAGCAGTTATCATCCTTCAAAAAATTATGACTCTCAAGATTTTCAAGTTGTTTCTaatacacagaaatacagtTACCCAATGAAATTGCCTAATTTAATTAAGACTCCTGAAACCATAACGTGTAAGAATCTACCCCAAAATGTACACCAACTGacagaattagaaaaacaagaagCGATATTCATTCCCTCTTCTGAGAATCCccttttaacagatttttttgtaaaagtgCCCAAATATGAACCAAGTAAACcaggaaaagaacagagagaCATTTTCATAGGTGATGAACAAAGGGTTGAAACATCCTGTGACTCTGGAGCTAGGCATGTTTCAGAGAGTCAGCCTGCAGTTTCCCCTCATAACGTGTCtgaacaacatttattttttgctgacaACACTTTTAAGTTTGACGAAGAGTTAAAAACAGATTCTTTGAAAAGTCACACGTATGCCTCTGGGAACGTAACGTCAGGATCAGTTAGTACCCCGCTGCCTAGAAAGGTTCAGAATGAGTACTGCACAGTAGCAAAGGAAGATTGTGGAGACATCGGTAATCAGATGGGTCTCCAGCAACAGACCGTAAGAGAAACATCACCATTCATACCTGTAAGCCAGTCAGAGGGCTCTCTTAACAGTGTAGCAGCAATGGGGTGTTCTGGCACAGGAAGTCATgtacaaacaaaatacacacaaactGCTAtcaaaggagatgaaaaatTGACTAAGTTGGAAGCTTTCTGCGAAGCAGTGCAGGATCAGATCCATAGGGTAcctgaagaaaataaggagGAAGCAGTCTTGtgtggaaataaacaaaagattCAAAGAACTACTGAATACAACCTGGATGCTGCTAAAATGAAGTCTCCTTTGCACATTTTAATTAGCTCCAAGGCTCAGAGGCGGATTAGGAATAGTATCACTAAGCTGTCCTCTCCTGACTTGATCACTTCCAGCAAGCCAGCTGAGGTTGATTGTTCAATTAAGTCTACTGAGCATAATAAAGACGAAGAAGTCACGACTTCAGAGACTGCAGTAAGTGCTTTAGTTAACTTGCCAGCAGTTGATTCAGGGGACGTCTCTCTTCAAAGGCAGCCGCCCTACAGCAGGACGCAGCCACACTCCTTAGCATTGACCACATATGATCCGTTCTCAGTCAGCATGGAAAGGCCAGAAAATCAAGAAGGGTCAAAGTCCTGCCAGACATCACCAACTGTTGCTGAGTCTGAGCCCATCAAATGTAAACACACAGCAAAGAGTGAGAATTTAGCTACTGgagcaaagaagaaattacCATCAGCAACACTGTCAAAGAAACCCCGACTGGAGGAGAGTGGAGATGTCAGCAAGGATCCTAGCTGTGTTAAAAGTGAGGCAAACGtgattcttaaagaaaatagaaaagagcaaaggaaaCTAATTTCAAAAAAGGATAGCAAAG CTCCCAAGCTGCTGAAGAGAATCCAAGCAGAGTTGTTCCCTGACTGCTCTGGAAATGTTAAGCTGTGCTGCCAGTTTGGAGACATTCATGGGGACTCTACCATTACATGGACTAAAGACTCCAAGTTACTAGCTCGACTGCAGAGAAA tgcccaggATGACTCTCCTGTCTCTTTGGCGATAGCTAAAGCCAGTAACAAAGACCAAGGAATGTATTATTGCTGCTTGAATAATATATATGGAAAGGTAACTGCGGAATTTAATCTGACTTCTGAAG tCTTGGAACATCTTTCaagttttcagaattttgaag GTGTGGAAGAAATTGAATTCATGCAGCTCATGTTCAGAG